The following are encoded in a window of Kitasatospora fiedleri genomic DNA:
- a CDS encoding winged helix-turn-helix domain-containing protein produces MSVSADAPLSKKAQIANALRADIAAGQPPVGQKLASLRELAERFEVTTVTAGSALQLLVDEGLIYSVPNRGYFVSAPVAGGQVKDSEQSAEYQAIIRHLETLESTVRRLAERVAHLEDVTNAQH; encoded by the coding sequence ATGTCCGTTTCCGCCGACGCGCCGCTCTCGAAGAAGGCGCAGATCGCTAACGCTCTTCGAGCTGACATTGCGGCAGGTCAGCCCCCGGTTGGGCAGAAACTTGCCTCTCTGCGGGAGCTTGCTGAGCGGTTCGAGGTCACTACGGTGACGGCGGGCAGCGCTCTTCAGCTCCTCGTTGATGAGGGGCTGATCTACTCGGTGCCGAACCGCGGGTACTTCGTCAGTGCTCCCGTGGCCGGCGGGCAGGTGAAGGACAGTGAACAGTCCGCCGAGTATCAGGCGATCATCCGCCACCTTGAGACGCTGGAGTCGACGGTCCGCAGACTGGCCGAACGGGTTGCCCATCTTGAGGACGTGACGAACGCTCAGCACTGA
- a CDS encoding peptide deformylase, with amino-acid sequence MPSETPATEPFIAELKRWRDVRGKSQSALAKLVGYTPSYVSKVESGQQRPSASFAEQADRVLQAGGALRRAFTEAEAQGRLESAVPHPVALEPSAGDSQPTSLIVKHDDAELYYDGRSYRATQRRWLYNASSDPITRYLIRISVDRFPGNPERSNRLYRENPLTWEEIDLSAKVGNEPVGWRVQHDRDAFKELWLLFENDYGRYPLYPGESIWIEYSYTVGDEKWGTWFQRAVRLPTERLSVRLDFPAELDPAVWGTETTMTAAAFPFRTAIHQDSAEDRRTFSWTTEDPPLHARYRLEWKFRARPNTEENSPAMTTTSASEKMRSIGVVQAGDPILISQARAFDLPTEAEDVRRVVAELNAAAERAAGIHVFSKGMGVAAPQLGIDRAAAIVRTADGETLTLLNPKVIEESVEADEQYEGCWSFFDVRGMVPRPRSITVAHQDVDGQRRITIFENAVARLVAHEIDHLEGTLYTARMRPGVEPIPVSEYRGTGSGWTYDAKNEAR; translated from the coding sequence ATGCCGAGCGAGACGCCAGCAACCGAACCGTTCATCGCTGAGTTGAAGCGCTGGCGGGACGTGCGGGGTAAGTCGCAGTCCGCTTTGGCGAAGCTGGTGGGTTACACACCGTCCTACGTCTCGAAGGTCGAGAGCGGCCAGCAGCGGCCGTCGGCGTCGTTTGCCGAACAGGCTGACCGGGTGCTCCAGGCCGGCGGCGCACTCCGTCGAGCGTTCACCGAGGCCGAAGCACAGGGACGACTCGAATCGGCGGTGCCTCATCCGGTAGCGCTTGAGCCTTCGGCCGGTGACAGCCAACCGACAAGTCTGATCGTCAAGCACGACGACGCGGAGCTGTACTACGACGGCCGGAGCTACCGCGCGACTCAGCGCCGGTGGCTCTACAACGCCAGCTCGGACCCGATCACCCGGTATCTGATCCGAATCTCTGTCGACCGTTTCCCGGGGAACCCGGAGCGCTCAAACCGTCTCTACCGCGAGAATCCGTTGACGTGGGAAGAGATCGACCTCAGCGCGAAGGTAGGCAACGAACCCGTCGGTTGGAGGGTTCAGCACGACCGGGACGCTTTCAAGGAGCTGTGGCTGCTGTTCGAGAACGATTACGGCCGCTACCCGCTCTACCCAGGGGAGAGCATCTGGATCGAGTACTCGTACACCGTCGGTGACGAGAAGTGGGGAACGTGGTTCCAGCGGGCAGTCAGACTCCCCACCGAGCGGCTGAGCGTCCGGCTCGACTTCCCCGCCGAACTCGACCCGGCGGTCTGGGGGACCGAGACCACCATGACCGCGGCTGCCTTCCCGTTCCGAACCGCGATCCACCAGGACAGTGCCGAGGATCGGCGCACCTTCTCCTGGACCACAGAGGACCCGCCGCTCCACGCCAGGTATCGACTGGAGTGGAAGTTCCGCGCCCGCCCGAACACCGAGGAGAACAGCCCGGCCATGACCACCACCAGCGCCAGCGAGAAGATGCGGTCGATCGGTGTTGTCCAGGCGGGAGATCCGATCCTGATCAGCCAAGCCCGAGCCTTCGATCTGCCGACGGAAGCCGAAGACGTTCGGCGGGTCGTAGCGGAGCTGAACGCCGCAGCGGAGCGCGCAGCGGGTATTCACGTGTTCAGCAAGGGCATGGGTGTCGCGGCTCCGCAGCTCGGAATCGACCGGGCAGCAGCCATCGTCCGCACCGCTGACGGTGAGACCCTCACATTGCTCAATCCCAAGGTGATCGAAGAGTCCGTCGAGGCCGACGAGCAGTACGAAGGTTGCTGGAGCTTCTTCGACGTGCGTGGCATGGTCCCCCGGCCCCGGAGCATCACGGTCGCGCACCAGGATGTTGACGGTCAGCGCCGGATCACGATCTTCGAGAACGCCGTAGCCCGTCTTGTCGCCCACGAGATCGACCATCTGGAGGGCACCCTCTACACCGCTCGCATGCGGCCGGGAGTGGAGCCCATCCCCGTCTCTGAATACCGAGGCACGGGCAGCGGCTGGACCTACGACGCGAAGAACGAGGCACGGTAG
- the rlmN gene encoding 23S rRNA (adenine(2503)-C(2))-methyltransferase RlmN, translating into MPKPGELTFVAPRGAKPPRHLADLSPAERKEAVAELGEQPFRAKQLSNHYFGRMSADPETWTDIPAASRTKLTEALLPELMSVVRHVSCDDDATRKTLWKLFDGTLVESVLMRYPDRVTMCISSQAGCGMNCPFCATGQAGLTRNLSTGEIVEQIAAGMRDLRTGAVPGGEARLSNVVFMGMGEPLANYNRVLSAIRRLTDPSPDGFGLSQRGITVSTVGLVPAMHRFADEGLSCRLALSLHAPDDELRDELVPVNTRWKVDEVLDAAWNYAEKSGRRVSIEYALIKDINDQAWRADLLGRLIKNRRVHVNLIPLNPTPGSKWTASRPEDEREFVRRLQAHGVPTTVRDTRGQEIDGACGQLAAAG; encoded by the coding sequence ATGCCTAAGCCCGGAGAACTGACCTTTGTCGCGCCGCGCGGCGCCAAGCCCCCGCGACACCTCGCCGACCTCAGCCCCGCCGAGCGCAAGGAGGCCGTTGCCGAGCTGGGCGAACAGCCGTTCCGCGCGAAGCAGTTGTCGAACCACTACTTCGGCCGGATGTCCGCCGACCCGGAGACCTGGACGGACATCCCGGCGGCGAGCCGGACGAAGCTGACCGAGGCGCTGCTGCCCGAGCTCATGTCCGTGGTGCGGCACGTCTCCTGCGACGACGACGCGACCCGCAAGACGCTGTGGAAGCTGTTCGACGGCACGCTGGTCGAGTCGGTGCTGATGCGCTACCCCGACCGCGTCACCATGTGCATCAGCTCGCAGGCCGGCTGCGGCATGAACTGCCCGTTCTGCGCGACCGGCCAGGCCGGGCTGACCCGCAACCTGTCCACCGGGGAGATCGTCGAGCAGATCGCGGCCGGCATGCGCGACCTCAGGACCGGGGCGGTCCCCGGGGGCGAGGCCCGGCTGTCCAACGTGGTGTTCATGGGCATGGGCGAGCCGCTGGCCAACTACAACCGCGTCCTGTCCGCGATCCGCCGCCTCACCGACCCGTCCCCGGACGGCTTCGGCCTCTCCCAGCGCGGCATCACCGTCTCCACCGTCGGCCTGGTCCCGGCCATGCACCGCTTCGCCGACGAGGGCCTGAGCTGCCGCCTCGCGCTGTCGCTGCACGCGCCGGACGACGAGCTGCGCGACGAGCTGGTCCCGGTCAACACCCGCTGGAAGGTCGACGAGGTGCTGGACGCCGCGTGGAACTACGCGGAGAAGTCCGGGCGGCGGGTGTCCATCGAGTACGCGCTGATCAAGGACATCAACGACCAGGCGTGGCGGGCGGACCTGCTCGGCCGCCTGATCAAGAACCGCCGGGTGCACGTGAACCTGATCCCGCTCAACCCGACCCCGGGTTCGAAGTGGACGGCCTCCCGGCCCGAGGACGAGCGGGAGTTCGTCCGCCGCCTCCAGGCGCACGGCGTGCCCACCACCGTCCGCGACACCCGCGGCCAGGAGATCGACGGGGCCTGCGGGCAGCTGGCCGCCGCGGGCTGA
- a CDS encoding ABC transporter ATP-binding protein produces the protein MSAAPPDNDVLWARGIVKSHHGTPALRGVSLGVREGEMLAVTGPRGSGKSTLLGCLSAQLPVDEGEVWFHSSPVHTLGRAGREKLRRERFGYVGPEPHLVPELTARENVALPLLLAGTGHRAAYRAAGEWLERLDVADCARLRPAELQQDRRQRIAVARALAPQPPVVFADDPTAPLHRDAREQVMRILASAARSHRLTLVLATHDPALARFADRTVHLVDGRLSTEPADAATVAAGN, from the coding sequence ATGTCAGCGGCCCCGCCCGACAACGACGTGCTCTGGGCCCGAGGGATCGTCAAGTCCCACCACGGCACCCCCGCCCTGCGCGGCGTCTCGCTGGGCGTCCGCGAGGGCGAGATGCTCGCCGTCACCGGCCCGCGCGGCTCCGGCAAGTCCACCCTGCTCGGCTGCCTGTCCGCGCAGCTCCCGGTCGACGAGGGCGAGGTCTGGTTCCACAGCTCCCCCGTGCACACCCTGGGCCGGGCCGGACGCGAGAAGCTCCGCCGCGAGCGCTTCGGCTACGTCGGCCCCGAGCCGCACCTGGTCCCGGAACTGACGGCCCGTGAGAACGTCGCCCTCCCCTTGCTGCTGGCCGGCACCGGCCACCGCGCCGCCTACCGCGCCGCCGGCGAGTGGCTGGAGCGCCTCGACGTCGCCGACTGCGCCCGCCTGCGCCCGGCCGAGCTCCAGCAGGACCGGCGCCAGCGGATCGCCGTCGCCCGCGCCCTCGCCCCCCAGCCGCCGGTCGTCTTCGCCGACGACCCGACCGCGCCGCTGCACCGCGACGCCCGCGAACAGGTCATGCGGATACTGGCCAGCGCCGCCCGCTCGCACCGGCTGACCCTGGTCCTGGCCACCCACGACCCGGCGCTCGCCCGGTTCGCCGACCGCACCGTCCACCTGGTCGACGGCCGGCTCTCGACCGAACCCGCCGACGCGGCCACCGTCGCCGCCGGGAACTGA
- a CDS encoding aspartate aminotransferase family protein produces the protein MTADPAQKDLSKTAYDHLWMHFTRMSSYENSPVPTIVKGEGTYVWDDKGRKYLDGLAGLFVVQAGHGREELAEAAAKQAKELAFFPVWSYAHPKAVELAERLANYAPGDLNKVFFSTGGGEAVETAWKLAKQYFKLTGKPTKYKVISRAVAYHGTPQGALSITGLPGLKAPFEPLVPGTHKAPNTNIYRAPAFLAGPDGTVDPEAYGRWAADEIEQAILFEGPETVAAVFVEPVQNAGGCFPPPPGYFQRLREICDRHDVLLVSDEVICAFGRLGTMFGADKFGYVPDMITCAKGMTSGYSPIGATIISDRIAEPFYKGDNTFLHGYTFGGHPVSSAVALANLDIFEREGLNQHVLDNESKFLATLNKLRDLPIVGDVRGNGYFYGIELVKDKVTKESFNDDEVERVLYGFLSKALFDNGLYCRADDRGDPVVQLAPPLISDQSTFDEIEQILRTSLSDAWQKI, from the coding sequence ATGACAGCCGACCCGGCGCAGAAGGACCTTTCCAAGACCGCCTACGACCACCTGTGGATGCACTTCACCCGCATGTCGTCGTACGAGAACTCCCCCGTGCCGACGATCGTCAAGGGCGAGGGCACCTACGTCTGGGACGACAAGGGCCGCAAGTACCTCGACGGCCTGGCCGGCCTGTTCGTGGTGCAGGCGGGCCACGGCCGCGAGGAGCTCGCCGAGGCCGCCGCCAAGCAGGCCAAGGAGCTGGCCTTCTTCCCGGTGTGGAGCTACGCCCACCCGAAGGCCGTCGAGCTGGCCGAGCGCCTGGCCAACTACGCCCCCGGCGACCTGAACAAGGTGTTCTTCTCCACCGGTGGCGGCGAGGCCGTCGAGACCGCGTGGAAGCTGGCCAAGCAGTACTTCAAGCTGACCGGCAAGCCCACCAAGTACAAGGTCATCTCCCGGGCCGTCGCCTACCACGGCACCCCGCAGGGCGCGCTGTCCATCACCGGCCTGCCGGGCCTGAAGGCCCCGTTCGAGCCGCTGGTGCCGGGCACCCACAAGGCCCCGAACACCAACATCTACCGCGCCCCGGCCTTCCTGGCCGGCCCCGACGGCACGGTCGACCCGGAGGCCTACGGCCGCTGGGCCGCCGACGAGATCGAGCAGGCCATCCTCTTCGAGGGCCCCGAGACCGTCGCCGCCGTCTTCGTCGAGCCGGTGCAGAACGCCGGCGGCTGCTTCCCGCCGCCGCCCGGGTACTTCCAGCGCCTGCGCGAGATCTGCGACCGCCACGACGTGCTGCTGGTCTCGGACGAGGTCATCTGCGCCTTCGGCCGCCTCGGCACCATGTTCGGCGCCGACAAGTTCGGCTACGTGCCGGACATGATCACCTGCGCCAAGGGCATGACCTCGGGCTACTCCCCGATCGGCGCCACGATCATCTCGGACCGCATCGCCGAGCCGTTCTACAAGGGCGACAACACCTTCCTGCACGGCTACACCTTCGGCGGCCACCCGGTCTCCTCCGCGGTGGCGCTGGCCAACCTCGACATCTTCGAGCGCGAGGGCCTGAACCAGCACGTCCTCGACAACGAGTCGAAGTTCCTGGCCACCCTGAACAAGCTGCGCGACCTGCCGATCGTCGGCGACGTCCGCGGCAACGGGTACTTCTACGGCATCGAGCTCGTCAAGGACAAGGTCACCAAGGAGTCCTTCAACGACGACGAGGTCGAGCGCGTCCTGTACGGCTTCCTCTCCAAGGCGCTGTTCGACAACGGCCTGTACTGCCGGGCCGACGACCGCGGCGACCCGGTCGTCCAGCTGGCCCCGCCGCTGATCTCCGACCAGTCGACCTTCGACGAGATCGAGCAGATCCTGCGGACCAGCCTGTCCGACGCGTGGCAGAAGATCTGA
- a CDS encoding Lrp/AsnC family transcriptional regulator: protein MANRDRNASVPLDAASKAIIEQLQEDGRRPYAAIGKAVGLSEAAVRQRVQKLLDQGVMQIVAVTDPLTVGFTRQAMVGIRVEGDIEPVADALAAFDEVDYVVCTAGSFDLLAELVCEDDEHLLELINKRIRALPGVRSTESFVYLKLRKQTYTWGTR from the coding sequence GTGGCCAACCGTGACCGGAACGCCAGCGTTCCCCTCGACGCCGCCTCCAAGGCGATCATCGAGCAGCTCCAGGAGGACGGGCGCCGTCCGTACGCCGCCATCGGCAAGGCCGTGGGCCTGTCCGAGGCGGCCGTCCGGCAGCGCGTCCAGAAGCTGCTCGACCAGGGCGTGATGCAGATCGTCGCCGTGACCGACCCCCTCACCGTCGGATTCACCCGCCAGGCGATGGTGGGCATCCGGGTGGAGGGAGACATCGAACCGGTCGCCGACGCGCTGGCCGCCTTCGACGAGGTCGACTACGTGGTGTGCACCGCGGGTTCGTTCGACCTCCTCGCCGAGTTGGTGTGCGAGGACGACGAGCACCTTCTCGAACTGATCAACAAGCGCATCCGCGCGCTTCCCGGCGTGCGGAGCACCGAGAGCTTCGTTTACCTGAAACTCCGGAAACAGACCTACACCTGGGGCACCCGATGA
- a CDS encoding gamma-aminobutyraldehyde dehydrogenase, translating to MSELRTLRNYINGEFVDAADGRTLDVVDPTTGEVYATSPLSGPADVDAAMAAAAAAFPVWRDSTPALRQKLLLKVADAVEARADEIVDAEVRNTGKPRGLTLSEEIGPMVDQLRFFAGAARLLEGKAAGEYMDGLTSIVRREPVGVCAQVAPWNYPMMMAVWKFAPAIAAGNAVVLKPSDTTPASTVLLAEIIGGVLKDLELPAGVFNVICGDRETGRLMVEHRTPAMASITGSVRAGMQVAESAAKDVKRVHLELGGKAPVVVFEDADIAEAVEGISVAGYFNAGQDCTAATRVLVHESIHDAFVEALAKAAADTKTGGVDDEDVLYGPLNNANQLKQVAGFIERLPAHAKVEAGGHRVGDKGYFWAATVVSGLKQDDEIIQNEVFGPVITVQKFTDEEQAVEYANGVEYALASSVWTKDHARAMRMSRRLDFGCVWINTHIPLVAEMPHGGFKKSGYGKDLSSYGFEDYTRIKHVMTAI from the coding sequence GTGAGCGAGCTTCGTACGCTGCGCAACTACATCAACGGCGAGTTCGTCGACGCTGCGGACGGCCGCACGCTCGACGTCGTCGACCCGACCACGGGCGAGGTCTACGCGACCTCCCCGCTCTCCGGCCCGGCCGACGTGGACGCGGCGATGGCCGCCGCCGCGGCCGCGTTCCCGGTCTGGCGGGACTCCACCCCGGCGCTCCGGCAGAAGCTGCTGCTCAAGGTGGCCGACGCGGTCGAGGCCCGGGCCGACGAGATCGTGGACGCCGAGGTGCGCAACACCGGCAAGCCGCGCGGGCTGACCCTCTCCGAGGAGATCGGCCCGATGGTCGACCAGCTGCGCTTCTTCGCCGGCGCCGCCCGCCTGCTGGAGGGCAAGGCCGCGGGCGAGTACATGGACGGCCTGACCTCGATCGTCCGCCGCGAGCCGGTCGGCGTCTGCGCGCAGGTCGCGCCGTGGAACTACCCGATGATGATGGCGGTGTGGAAGTTCGCCCCGGCGATCGCCGCGGGCAACGCCGTGGTGCTCAAGCCCTCCGACACCACCCCGGCCTCCACCGTGCTGCTGGCCGAGATCATCGGCGGCGTGCTGAAGGACCTGGAGCTGCCGGCCGGCGTCTTCAACGTGATCTGCGGCGACCGGGAGACCGGCCGCCTGATGGTCGAGCACCGCACCCCGGCGATGGCCTCCATCACCGGCTCGGTCCGGGCCGGCATGCAGGTCGCCGAGTCCGCCGCGAAGGACGTCAAGCGGGTCCACCTGGAGCTCGGCGGCAAGGCCCCGGTCGTGGTCTTCGAGGACGCCGACATCGCCGAGGCCGTCGAGGGCATCTCGGTGGCCGGCTACTTCAACGCCGGCCAGGACTGCACCGCCGCCACCCGCGTGCTGGTGCACGAGTCGATCCACGACGCCTTCGTCGAGGCGCTCGCCAAGGCCGCCGCCGACACCAAGACCGGCGGCGTGGACGACGAGGACGTGCTGTACGGCCCGCTCAACAACGCCAACCAGCTGAAGCAGGTGGCCGGCTTCATCGAGCGGCTGCCCGCGCACGCCAAGGTCGAGGCCGGCGGCCACCGGGTCGGCGACAAGGGCTACTTCTGGGCGGCGACCGTGGTCTCCGGCCTGAAGCAGGACGACGAGATCATCCAGAACGAGGTCTTCGGCCCGGTCATCACCGTGCAGAAGTTCACCGACGAGGAGCAGGCCGTCGAGTACGCCAACGGCGTCGAGTACGCGCTCGCCTCCTCGGTGTGGACCAAGGACCACGCCCGCGCGATGCGGATGTCCCGCCGGCTGGACTTCGGCTGCGTGTGGATCAACACCCACATCCCGCTGGTCGCCGAGATGCCGCACGGCGGGTTCAAGAAGTCCGGCTACGGCAAGGACCTGTCCTCGTACGGGTTCGAGGACTACACCCGGATCAAGCACGTCATGACCGCGATCTAG
- a CDS encoding aspartate aminotransferase family protein: MSTPTADSVAGQAVKAADRAHVFHSWSAQALIDPLAVAGAEGSYFWDYDGNRYLDFSSQLVNTNIGHQHPKVVAAIQAKAAQLCTIAPGFAEESRSEAARLIAERTPGDLDKIFFTNGGAEANENAIRMARLHTGRHKVLSTYRSYHGATANAIALTGDPRRWANEAGVSGIVHFWGPYPYRSNFHAENEAQECERALAHLEQTLAFEGPGTVAAIILETVVGTAGILVPPAGYLAGVREICDRYGIVFILDEVMAGFGRTGAWFAADHWGITPDLLTFAKGVNSGYLPLGGVAISGAIAETFAQRAFPGGLTYSGHPLACASAVATINTMAEEGIVEHAAHIGEHVLGPGLRELAERHPSIGEVRGLGVFWALDLVKNRETREPLVPYNAAGADNAPMAQLAAACKQRGLWPFTNMNRFHVVPPCNVSEEEAKTGLAVLDEVLTLTDAHTV, translated from the coding sequence ATGAGCACTCCCACCGCTGACTCGGTCGCCGGGCAGGCCGTCAAGGCCGCCGACCGCGCGCACGTCTTCCACTCGTGGTCCGCCCAGGCGCTGATCGACCCCCTCGCGGTGGCCGGTGCCGAGGGCTCCTACTTCTGGGACTACGACGGCAACCGCTACCTGGACTTCTCCTCGCAGCTGGTGAACACCAACATCGGCCACCAGCACCCGAAGGTGGTCGCGGCGATCCAGGCGAAGGCCGCGCAGTTGTGCACCATCGCCCCCGGCTTCGCCGAGGAGTCGCGCAGCGAGGCCGCCCGGCTGATCGCCGAGCGGACCCCCGGCGACCTGGACAAGATCTTCTTCACCAACGGCGGCGCCGAGGCGAACGAGAACGCGATCCGGATGGCCCGGCTGCACACCGGCCGGCACAAGGTGCTCTCCACCTACCGCTCGTACCACGGCGCCACCGCCAACGCGATCGCCCTGACCGGCGACCCGCGCCGCTGGGCGAACGAGGCCGGCGTCTCGGGCATCGTGCACTTCTGGGGCCCGTACCCGTACCGCTCGAACTTCCACGCCGAGAACGAGGCGCAGGAGTGCGAGCGCGCGCTGGCGCACCTGGAGCAGACCCTCGCGTTCGAGGGCCCGGGCACCGTCGCGGCGATCATCCTGGAGACCGTGGTCGGCACCGCGGGCATCCTGGTGCCGCCGGCCGGCTACCTGGCGGGCGTGCGGGAGATCTGCGACCGGTACGGGATCGTGTTCATCCTGGACGAGGTGATGGCCGGCTTCGGCCGCACCGGCGCGTGGTTCGCCGCCGACCACTGGGGGATCACCCCCGACCTGCTGACCTTCGCCAAGGGCGTCAACTCCGGCTACCTGCCGCTGGGCGGCGTGGCGATCTCCGGGGCGATCGCGGAGACCTTCGCGCAGCGGGCGTTCCCGGGCGGCCTGACCTACTCGGGCCACCCGCTGGCCTGCGCCTCCGCGGTGGCGACGATCAACACGATGGCCGAGGAGGGCATCGTGGAGCACGCCGCGCACATCGGCGAGCACGTGCTCGGCCCCGGCCTGCGCGAGCTGGCCGAGCGGCACCCCTCGATCGGCGAGGTGCGCGGCCTGGGCGTGTTCTGGGCGCTGGACCTGGTGAAGAACCGGGAGACCCGCGAGCCGCTGGTGCCGTACAACGCGGCCGGCGCCGACAACGCGCCGATGGCGCAGCTCGCGGCGGCCTGCAAGCAGCGCGGCCTGTGGCCGTTCACCAACATGAACCGCTTCCACGTGGTGCCGCCGTGCAACGTCAGCGAGGAGGAGGCCAAGACCGGTCTCGCCGTGCTGGACGAGGTGCTCACCCTCACCGACGCGCACACGGTCTGA
- a CDS encoding WXG100 family type VII secretion target: MSTLAPGSFGDAVDAYRWTRDRVTGQLPPLPSFENPASEGLDAGLDSIVKAALDATGLMDVLEKVTGDLQALTAASHEWQTQAKAMQEVAEELRAAGTRVEGGWEGAASTAFGGHMATVVEAVDATAADMAQVAQIISQAAAECQLAENLIIEIIREAIETLIITLAASVVVDILTLGLATAAEALIVEGEIAIYIARVGQVSLKLEKALKELHEAIKAMKTARTLGKFNKARKAAKAVRKLGGRGNRWKSGLDLVRNPSMANLGEFATAQALGKGFGAVKGGVKGGLGAITGAGDFPGVLTDNLLSDQGLDTVAGALDGPPDTEPYRVPGNRVTEAFG; the protein is encoded by the coding sequence GTGAGCACCCTGGCCCCCGGCTCGTTCGGCGACGCGGTCGACGCGTACCGGTGGACCCGCGACCGGGTCACCGGGCAACTACCGCCGCTGCCCAGCTTCGAGAACCCGGCCAGCGAGGGCCTCGACGCGGGCCTCGACTCCATCGTCAAGGCGGCGCTGGACGCCACCGGGCTGATGGACGTGCTGGAGAAGGTCACCGGCGACCTCCAGGCGCTGACCGCCGCCTCGCACGAGTGGCAGACCCAGGCGAAGGCGATGCAGGAGGTCGCCGAGGAGCTGCGGGCGGCCGGCACCCGGGTCGAGGGCGGCTGGGAGGGCGCGGCCTCCACCGCGTTCGGCGGCCACATGGCCACCGTCGTCGAGGCGGTCGACGCCACCGCCGCCGACATGGCCCAGGTCGCCCAGATCATCAGCCAGGCCGCCGCCGAGTGCCAGCTCGCCGAGAACCTGATCATCGAGATCATCCGCGAGGCCATCGAGACCCTGATCATCACCCTGGCCGCCTCCGTGGTGGTCGACATCCTCACCCTGGGCCTGGCCACCGCCGCCGAGGCGCTCATCGTCGAGGGCGAGATCGCCATCTACATCGCCCGGGTGGGCCAGGTCTCGCTCAAGCTGGAGAAGGCGCTCAAGGAGCTGCACGAAGCCATCAAGGCGATGAAGACGGCGCGCACCCTGGGCAAGTTCAACAAGGCCCGCAAGGCCGCCAAGGCGGTCCGCAAGCTCGGCGGCCGGGGCAACCGCTGGAAGTCCGGCCTCGACCTGGTCCGCAACCCCTCGATGGCCAACCTCGGCGAGTTCGCCACCGCGCAGGCCCTGGGCAAGGGCTTCGGCGCGGTCAAGGGCGGCGTCAAGGGCGGCCTGGGCGCGATCACCGGCGCCGGCGACTTCCCCGGCGTCCTCACCGACAACCTGCTCAGCGACCAGGGCCTGGACACCGTCGCCGGCGCGCTGGACGGCCCGCCCGACACCGAGCCGTACCGGGTGCCGGGCAACCGCGTGACGGAGGCGTTCGGATGA